In Kitasatospora gansuensis, a genomic segment contains:
- a CDS encoding AfsR/SARP family transcriptional regulator, with amino-acid sequence MEFGILGPLLVRDALGAPVPVGGPRDRRVLMALLLAEGRTVGLARLAAAVWADPPATAREQLLNVAAGLRRTFAVDGSVLMVRQDSGLQLSVGPGRLDRARFTALQAKAGQESAARRHRAAADHLREALALWRGPALGGLDGPVFRPEAAALEEQRLDCLEQLAEAESALGLHDALGGELARLAVEHPLRERFAELHLLALYRAGRRPEALAVFTRARQALAEQAGLDPGPGLVRLHRAVLADDPALLPGTVVALPRQPPSVDPPVPSQLPPASAVFVDRSAELAELVRALGSPSATVPSALVTGQAGVGKTALALHAAHRLTARFPDGRLFADLRGAGSRPARPGEVLGGFLRALGVDGRSLPSGTAERAAAYRTLLAGRRVLVVLDNAADEAQLAPLLPGTPGCAVLVTSRRRLTGHDHRLVLPLAVLDEPAALDLLARVAGSPRVTGAPQDARRLAGLCGHLPLALRVTAAKLAAHPDRSLADLVARLTDERDRLEELSHGGVGVRAGLSLSYRALPAPARALLRGLALLDAPVSAAWTAAAVLGLPGGATDRLLDLLVADHLLEPAGRDLAGQARYRLHDLVRAFARERAAVEDPPEMRAAVLGRVLRSWVTLARTGRRAHQGVDYPGLPHRTPDWLPDDALAGPVRRDPVGWLRSEQEALVATVRQAARPGPERPAGAAAACWELAATGEYVFDLRSDLDGWRAVQELALATARAHGDRTGEAVLLVGLGRQLATHEQWQRARDSLDLAERIFDELGDPHGAAYASWVLSYLDRMQGRPAEALRRCRRDAAAFRTAGDAYGEAQSLRGIGQLLLAEGRTEQALAVLREALAVAGRTGAQWPRICLVRWIAEAHHSLGRPAEAEAGFAEVLAHTAATDDLAGQSGARIGLGRIALARGDRTVALDHLRAAADLGRRSRHTVVSVLAALPLAEALAASGDRTAAASLLDEAADACRRMGTRPLLTRIEALRHALDRPP; translated from the coding sequence GTGGAGTTCGGGATCCTCGGTCCGCTGCTGGTACGGGACGCCCTGGGCGCTCCGGTGCCGGTGGGCGGGCCCAGGGACCGCCGGGTGCTGATGGCGCTCCTGCTGGCGGAGGGACGCACGGTCGGGCTGGCCCGGCTGGCGGCGGCCGTCTGGGCGGACCCGCCCGCCACCGCGCGGGAGCAGCTGCTCAACGTGGCGGCCGGGCTGCGCCGCACCTTCGCGGTCGACGGCTCGGTGCTGATGGTCCGTCAGGATTCCGGGCTGCAACTGTCGGTGGGACCGGGGCGGCTGGACCGGGCGCGGTTCACGGCCCTGCAGGCGAAGGCCGGACAGGAGTCCGCCGCCCGCCGCCACCGGGCCGCCGCGGACCACCTGCGCGAGGCGCTCGCCCTCTGGCGCGGCCCGGCCCTCGGCGGGCTGGACGGGCCGGTGTTCCGCCCCGAGGCGGCGGCCCTGGAGGAACAGCGGCTGGACTGCCTGGAACAGCTCGCCGAGGCGGAGTCGGCACTCGGCCTGCACGACGCCCTGGGCGGCGAGTTGGCCCGGCTGGCCGTCGAGCACCCGCTCCGGGAACGCTTCGCCGAGCTGCACCTGCTCGCCCTCTACCGTGCCGGCCGGAGGCCGGAGGCGCTGGCGGTCTTCACCCGGGCCCGGCAGGCCCTCGCCGAGCAGGCCGGACTCGACCCGGGGCCCGGCCTGGTCCGGCTGCACCGGGCGGTGCTGGCGGACGATCCCGCCCTGCTGCCCGGCACCGTCGTGGCGTTGCCCCGGCAGCCACCTTCGGTGGATCCGCCGGTGCCCTCCCAACTGCCGCCCGCCTCCGCCGTGTTCGTCGACCGCTCGGCCGAACTGGCGGAGCTGGTACGGGCCTTGGGCAGCCCGTCCGCGACGGTGCCCAGCGCTCTGGTGACCGGTCAGGCCGGGGTCGGCAAGACCGCGCTCGCCCTGCACGCCGCACACCGGCTGACCGCCCGCTTCCCCGACGGCCGGCTGTTCGCCGACCTGCGCGGCGCGGGGTCCCGTCCGGCCCGCCCCGGCGAGGTGCTGGGCGGCTTCCTGCGGGCGCTGGGGGTCGACGGCCGGTCGCTGCCCTCCGGGACGGCGGAGCGCGCGGCCGCGTACCGGACGCTGCTGGCCGGGCGGCGGGTGCTGGTGGTGCTCGACAACGCCGCCGACGAGGCCCAGCTCGCCCCGCTGCTGCCGGGCACCCCGGGCTGCGCCGTACTGGTCACCAGCCGCCGTCGGCTGACCGGCCACGACCACCGCCTGGTGCTGCCGCTGGCCGTCCTGGACGAGCCCGCCGCGCTGGACCTGCTGGCCCGGGTCGCCGGGAGCCCCCGGGTCACCGGGGCCCCGCAGGACGCCCGGCGCCTGGCCGGGCTCTGCGGGCACCTGCCGCTGGCCCTGCGGGTGACGGCGGCCAAGCTCGCCGCCCATCCGGACCGCAGCCTCGCCGACCTGGTGGCCCGGCTCACCGACGAGCGGGACCGCCTGGAGGAGCTGAGCCACGGCGGCGTCGGCGTCCGGGCCGGGCTCTCGCTCTCCTACCGGGCGCTGCCCGCCCCCGCCCGGGCGCTGCTGCGCGGCCTCGCCCTGCTGGACGCCCCGGTGAGCGCCGCCTGGACCGCCGCCGCCGTACTCGGCCTGCCGGGCGGGGCCACCGACCGGCTGCTCGATCTGCTGGTCGCCGACCACTTGCTCGAACCGGCCGGGCGCGACCTCGCCGGCCAGGCCCGCTACCGGCTGCACGATCTGGTCCGCGCCTTCGCCCGGGAGCGGGCCGCCGTCGAGGACCCGCCCGAAATGCGGGCCGCCGTCCTCGGCCGGGTGCTGCGCAGCTGGGTCACCCTGGCCCGCACCGGCCGCCGCGCCCACCAGGGCGTCGACTACCCCGGCCTGCCGCACCGGACCCCCGACTGGCTGCCGGACGACGCCCTCGCCGGGCCCGTCCGCCGCGATCCGGTCGGCTGGCTGCGATCCGAGCAGGAGGCCCTGGTCGCCACCGTCCGGCAGGCCGCCCGGCCGGGCCCCGAGCGGCCGGCCGGGGCAGCGGCCGCCTGCTGGGAGCTGGCCGCCACCGGCGAGTACGTCTTCGACCTGCGCAGCGACCTGGACGGCTGGCGCGCGGTCCAGGAACTCGCGCTGGCCACCGCCCGGGCGCACGGCGACCGTACCGGCGAGGCCGTCCTGCTGGTCGGCCTGGGCCGGCAGCTCGCCACCCACGAGCAGTGGCAGCGGGCCCGCGACTCCCTGGACCTGGCCGAACGGATCTTCGACGAGCTCGGTGACCCGCACGGCGCGGCGTACGCCTCCTGGGTGCTCTCCTACCTGGACCGGATGCAGGGCCGGCCCGCCGAGGCCCTACGGCGCTGCCGCCGGGACGCCGCCGCCTTCCGCACCGCTGGCGACGCCTACGGGGAGGCCCAGTCGCTGCGCGGGATCGGGCAGCTGCTGCTCGCCGAGGGCCGGACCGAGCAGGCGCTGGCCGTCCTGCGGGAGGCCCTCGCGGTGGCGGGACGGACCGGGGCGCAGTGGCCCCGGATCTGCCTGGTCCGCTGGATCGCCGAGGCCCACCACTCGCTGGGCCGGCCGGCTGAGGCCGAAGCCGGCTTCGCCGAGGTGCTGGCCCACACCGCCGCCACCGACGACCTGGCCGGCCAGAGCGGCGCCCGGATCGGCCTCGGCCGGATCGCCCTCGCCCGGGGCGACCGGACGGTGGCCTTGGACCACCTGCGAGCAGCCGCCGACCTGGGCCGCCGCTCCCGCCACACCGTGGTCTCGGTCCTCGCCGCCCTCCCGCTCGCCGAGGCCCTGGCGGCCTCCGGCGACCGCACCGCCGCCGCCTCCCTCCTCGACGAGGCCGCCGACGCCTGCCGCCGGATGGGCACCCGCCCCCTCCTCACCCGCATCGAAGCGCTGCGCCACGCCCTCGACCGCCCGCCATGA
- a CDS encoding GDSL-type esterase/lipase family protein: protein MRTAATRGAALLTGALLTLAAAVGGSVPAVAAPLPAAALAPPTGPTVAVALGDSFISGEGGRWLGNSARYQTDRNGTDRAWTGSGYDPSRVYGSTAAVEGCHRSDVSELATAALPVAERVNLACSGAETRHVLSTAAGGEQLNGEAPQLDRLGQIARTKRVSLVVLSLGGNDIGFGGIIGECAYDWAFSRLCSREQGAIVDRKLPQVRAAISAVVDDLRATMTAAGYRTGDYRLVLQSYPSPIPGGEEFRLREGDSNRLNRDGCPFNNRDADWARYTLVPQLSELVGSVAAAKGADFLDLQDMLAGHEVCSLGTAQVGQAGPDPRKHEWARFLDYANTQGTLEESMHPNAYGQRALGTCLGLITARPGRWSCVSDYLGDDTPTAMRLVPTTG from the coding sequence ATGCGCACCGCTGCCACCAGAGGCGCCGCGCTGCTCACCGGCGCGCTGCTCACCCTCGCCGCCGCAGTCGGCGGATCCGTGCCCGCAGTCGCCGCACCGCTGCCCGCCGCCGCGCTCGCCCCGCCGACCGGACCGACCGTCGCGGTCGCCCTCGGCGACAGCTTCATCTCCGGGGAAGGCGGCCGCTGGCTCGGCAACAGCGCCCGCTACCAGACCGACCGCAACGGCACCGACCGGGCCTGGACCGGCAGCGGCTACGACCCGTCGCGGGTCTACGGCAGCACCGCCGCCGTCGAGGGCTGCCACCGTTCGGACGTCTCCGAACTCGCCACCGCCGCCCTGCCGGTGGCCGAACGGGTCAACCTGGCCTGCTCCGGCGCCGAGACCAGGCACGTACTGAGCACCGCCGCCGGTGGTGAACAACTCAACGGCGAGGCACCGCAGTTGGACCGGCTCGGGCAGATCGCCCGGACCAAGCGGGTCTCGCTGGTGGTGCTCTCGCTCGGCGGCAACGACATCGGGTTCGGCGGGATCATCGGGGAGTGCGCCTACGACTGGGCGTTCAGCCGGCTCTGCTCCCGGGAACAGGGGGCGATCGTCGACCGGAAGCTGCCCCAGGTGCGGGCCGCGATCAGCGCGGTGGTGGACGATCTGCGGGCCACCATGACCGCGGCCGGGTACCGGACCGGCGACTACCGGCTGGTCCTGCAGTCCTATCCCTCGCCGATCCCCGGCGGTGAGGAGTTCCGGCTGCGCGAGGGCGACTCCAATCGGCTCAACCGGGACGGCTGCCCGTTCAACAACCGGGACGCCGACTGGGCCCGCTACACCCTCGTCCCCCAACTCTCCGAGCTGGTCGGGTCGGTGGCCGCCGCCAAGGGTGCCGACTTCCTCGATCTGCAGGACATGCTGGCCGGCCACGAGGTCTGCTCGCTCGGCACCGCCCAGGTCGGCCAGGCCGGGCCCGACCCCCGCAAGCACGAGTGGGCGCGCTTCCTGGACTACGCCAACACCCAGGGCACCCTGGAGGAGTCCATGCACCCCAACGCGTACGGCCAGCGGGCGCTCGGCACCTGCCTGGGCCTGATCACCGCCCGCCCCGGCCGGTGGAGCTGCGTCTCCGACTATCTCGGGGACGACACCCCGACCGCGATGCGGCTGGTCCCCACCACCGGGTGA
- a CDS encoding helix-turn-helix domain-containing protein, protein MSTSWGRSADGGVWELAIRQPTVALRGQVLEYRGYRMDLRHPRRRLEVPAPVVTMVLGFDGPIRLTDAVTPELRSSYTSLVAGMRRAGTIGEHDGRLHGIAVSMTPRTAFGVFGPALGDLTNQWVHLPDALGERVTDRLLDQLFEAPSWDARARVLDAFLLGRLADSRPWAPAVDWAWQELNRSTGQVAVQELADTAGWSRRRLETMFREQVGLPPKGCARILRLQRALREYRDNQDRDGARIALRCGYFDQAHLVREFRATLGCSPSQFFAHRKTQTGAEPADRLTGEVTTAILPNADRVLTE, encoded by the coding sequence ATGAGTACGTCGTGGGGACGGTCGGCCGACGGCGGGGTCTGGGAGCTGGCGATCCGTCAGCCGACCGTCGCGTTACGGGGGCAGGTCCTGGAGTACCGGGGCTACCGGATGGACCTGCGCCATCCGCGCAGAAGGCTGGAGGTGCCGGCCCCCGTGGTCACCATGGTGCTCGGGTTCGACGGCCCGATCCGGCTCACCGACGCCGTCACCCCGGAGTTGCGCTCCTCGTACACCTCGCTGGTCGCCGGGATGCGCCGGGCCGGGACCATCGGCGAGCACGACGGCCGACTGCACGGCATCGCCGTCTCGATGACGCCCCGCACCGCCTTCGGTGTCTTCGGCCCCGCGCTCGGCGACCTCACCAACCAGTGGGTCCACCTGCCCGACGCCCTCGGCGAGCGCGTCACCGACCGGCTGCTCGACCAGCTCTTCGAGGCGCCGAGCTGGGACGCCCGGGCCCGGGTGCTCGACGCCTTCCTGCTCGGCCGGCTGGCCGACAGCCGCCCGTGGGCCCCCGCCGTCGACTGGGCCTGGCAGGAACTGAACCGCAGCACCGGCCAGGTGGCCGTCCAGGAGCTCGCCGACACCGCCGGGTGGAGCCGCCGCCGACTGGAGACCATGTTCCGCGAACAGGTCGGCCTGCCACCCAAGGGCTGCGCCCGGATCCTCCGGCTGCAGCGCGCGCTGCGCGAGTACCGGGACAACCAGGACCGGGACGGCGCCCGGATCGCGCTGCGCTGCGGATACTTCGACCAGGCCCACCTGGTCCGCGAGTTCCGGGCCACCCTGGGCTGCTCCCCGTCCCAGTTCTTCGCCCACCGGAAGACCCAGACCGGCGCCGAACCGGCCGACCGCCTGACCGGCGAGGTCACCACCGCGATCCTCCCGAACGCCGACCGGGTGCTCACCGAATGA
- a CDS encoding peptidase inhibitor family I36 protein, translating to MRLRNLAAAALLAAAATATGVGAGTASADSDCPTEYACMYSDAGYEGFKRVDFYSQKSWRNVTYDGTGIPLYRGDGVPTNVSSMQNRDTAKYVAVYYNSNQTGPCFSIASFAGVYDFSWIGLSNGLAANDNMNSYLFTYKSCGTVYTDW from the coding sequence ATGCGCCTGAGGAACCTCGCGGCCGCCGCCCTGCTCGCCGCCGCTGCCACCGCCACCGGCGTCGGGGCGGGCACCGCCTCCGCCGACTCGGACTGCCCCACCGAGTACGCCTGTATGTACAGCGACGCCGGGTACGAAGGCTTCAAGCGGGTCGACTTCTACTCCCAGAAGAGCTGGCGGAACGTCACCTATGACGGCACCGGCATCCCGCTCTACCGGGGTGACGGCGTGCCGACCAACGTCAGCAGCATGCAGAACCGGGACACGGCCAAGTACGTCGCGGTCTACTACAACTCCAACCAGACCGGCCCTTGCTTCTCGATCGCCTCGTTCGCCGGGGTCTACGACTTCAGCTGGATCGGGCTCTCCAACGGCCTGGCCGCCAACGACAACATGAACTCGTACCTCTTCACGTACAAGTCCTGTGGCACGGTCTACACCGACTGGTAA
- a CDS encoding streptophobe family protein: MLPTENAVGPGRTATALGPWVDALLATVVTLLVMTALAALGLWLAGAGDLPGSALPAVVAATVLMAVGVPVQLTGGAAFLAEAHGGLSALPLSVTLLGALTLARLFLRPLRLRAVARPGELAGRAARTAVLWLALLLLLRVPAHRSFTISTGDPLADSLGSAFDAAPTVGFRTGLLPTVGLGLLWLAVVLLLTLVTARGAPLPPTLLRYRAAVRPAAHAVLTLLLCAVALGLLAGLVSATMDGHPRETLAVVLLALPNLAWLALGLGFGASWHGSAGGDLGLPMPQLLTDVLRTSDGRDVTLDLGALTAQDGRAWLLAVLVGLLLLLTGLGAALHSPPGLPLWRYAAQLAGALAFAMLLIGLGTRISAEVGLSLLGFDAAGGGVRLDPRLLLAVPLAAGWGALAGLLGELAARRLRRDTSATRT; the protein is encoded by the coding sequence ATGCTGCCGACCGAAAACGCCGTCGGGCCCGGCCGGACGGCCACCGCCCTCGGCCCCTGGGTGGACGCCCTGCTCGCCACCGTCGTCACCCTGCTGGTGATGACCGCGCTCGCCGCGCTCGGCCTCTGGCTGGCCGGTGCGGGCGACCTGCCCGGGTCCGCCCTGCCCGCCGTCGTCGCGGCCACCGTGCTGATGGCGGTCGGTGTCCCGGTCCAACTCACCGGCGGCGCCGCCTTCCTGGCCGAGGCACACGGCGGGCTCTCCGCCCTGCCGCTCTCGGTGACCCTGCTCGGCGCGCTGACCCTGGCCCGGCTGTTCCTGCGCCCGCTGCGGCTGCGCGCGGTGGCGAGGCCCGGCGAACTGGCCGGCCGGGCGGCCCGGACGGCGGTGCTCTGGCTCGCCCTGCTGCTCCTGCTCCGGGTGCCCGCCCACCGCAGCTTCACCATCAGCACCGGCGACCCGCTGGCCGACAGCCTGGGTTCGGCCTTCGACGCGGCACCGACCGTCGGCTTCCGGACCGGTCTGCTGCCGACCGTCGGCCTGGGCCTGCTCTGGCTCGCCGTGGTCCTGCTGCTCACCCTGGTGACCGCCCGCGGCGCACCGCTCCCGCCGACCCTGCTCCGGTACCGGGCGGCCGTCCGGCCCGCCGCGCACGCGGTGCTCACCCTGCTGCTCTGCGCGGTGGCGCTCGGCCTGCTGGCCGGGCTGGTGTCGGCCACCATGGACGGCCATCCGCGCGAGACCCTCGCGGTCGTCCTGCTCGCCCTGCCGAACCTGGCCTGGCTGGCCCTCGGGCTGGGCTTCGGCGCGTCCTGGCACGGCTCGGCCGGGGGCGACCTCGGCCTGCCGATGCCCCAGTTGCTGACCGACGTCCTGCGCACCTCGGACGGCCGGGACGTCACGCTGGACCTCGGCGCACTGACCGCCCAGGACGGCCGGGCCTGGCTGCTGGCCGTCCTGGTCGGCCTCCTGCTGCTGCTCACCGGCCTGGGCGCGGCGCTGCACTCCCCGCCCGGCCTCCCGCTGTGGCGGTACGCGGCGCAGCTGGCGGGCGCGCTGGCGTTCGCCATGCTGCTGATCGGCCTGGGGACCCGGATCTCGGCCGAGGTCGGCCTCTCCCTGCTCGGCTTCGACGCGGCGGGCGGCGGCGTACGCCTGGACCCACGCCTGCTGCTCGCCGTCCCCCTGGCGGCCGGCTGGGGCGCCCTGGCGGGCCTGCTCGGCGAACTCGCCGCCCGCCGCCTCCGGCGCGACACCTCAGCCACCCGCACCTGA
- a CDS encoding DUF6777 domain-containing protein — protein sequence MSSQPPSEPPPERPSQPPSGPPTVPPSGPGSEPGQGAHQPTSGGSVSGPPSGPLSGPSAAGPPAGEEPGAGATRAAGAAGTGAGASSAGGSGGLSAGGGAQPPDGGGRTLVTASGGRPPRPWWRRPPLIALVTGVAVAAVVLAVVLTNRDSGTKTEAAPQIALQPVAATGPDPFTGSVAVESMASSAAASVTVTASATSTGSRTVQGSDPGLYGGSRQTASCDVARLIEFLNANPDKARAWAAVEGIDPAAIGDYLRSLTSVVLRADTRVTNHGFANGVATPYQAVLQAGTAVLIDGRGLPRVRCACGNPLLPPVVSVTPPAFSGTPWPAFKEQDVVAVSPAPSPLKDVVVVDPSSGQTYSHQVSGSPSAPVSASASGSKSGAGSGGTSGSASGSASGSAPASGSASASKGTSSAPSSAAPRSVGASRSAGAVTSGQQSVGSASGGSAG from the coding sequence GTGAGTTCCCAACCGCCGTCCGAACCGCCGCCCGAGCGGCCGTCCCAGCCGCCGTCCGGCCCGCCGACGGTGCCGCCGAGCGGCCCGGGCTCCGAGCCGGGCCAGGGCGCCCACCAGCCGACCTCGGGCGGGAGCGTGTCCGGGCCACCGTCCGGTCCGCTCTCCGGGCCTTCGGCGGCGGGGCCGCCCGCGGGCGAGGAGCCGGGCGCTGGGGCCACCAGGGCCGCAGGGGCCGCCGGGACCGGTGCGGGCGCGAGCTCGGCAGGCGGTTCGGGTGGGCTTTCGGCGGGCGGGGGAGCGCAGCCGCCCGACGGGGGCGGCCGGACCCTGGTGACGGCCTCCGGTGGACGGCCGCCCCGGCCCTGGTGGCGCAGGCCCCCGCTGATCGCGCTGGTGACCGGCGTGGCGGTGGCGGCGGTCGTACTGGCCGTGGTGCTGACGAACCGTGATTCCGGCACCAAGACCGAGGCCGCCCCGCAGATCGCCCTGCAACCGGTTGCGGCCACCGGCCCCGACCCGTTCACCGGTTCGGTCGCGGTCGAGTCGATGGCCTCGTCCGCCGCCGCTTCGGTGACCGTCACCGCCTCGGCCACGAGCACCGGCAGTCGTACCGTGCAGGGATCGGACCCCGGCCTGTACGGGGGCAGTCGGCAGACCGCCAGCTGTGACGTGGCGCGGCTGATCGAGTTCCTGAACGCCAACCCGGACAAGGCCAGGGCCTGGGCGGCCGTGGAGGGGATCGACCCGGCGGCGATCGGCGACTACCTCCGCTCGCTCACCTCGGTGGTGCTGCGCGCCGACACCCGGGTCACCAACCACGGCTTCGCCAACGGCGTCGCCACGCCGTACCAGGCCGTGCTGCAGGCCGGAACCGCCGTGCTGATCGACGGCCGGGGCCTGCCCCGGGTGCGCTGCGCCTGCGGGAACCCGCTGCTGCCGCCGGTGGTGTCGGTGACCCCGCCGGCCTTCTCGGGGACGCCGTGGCCGGCGTTCAAGGAGCAGGACGTGGTGGCGGTGAGCCCGGCTCCGTCGCCGTTGAAGGACGTGGTGGTGGTCGACCCGTCGAGTGGGCAGACGTACTCGCACCAGGTCAGCGGGTCGCCCTCGGCGCCGGTGTCGGCCTCGGCCTCCGGCTCCAAGTCCGGCGCGGGCTCCGGGGGTACCTCGGGCTCGGCTTCGGGCTCGGCCTCCGGCTCCGCGCCGGCCTCCGGTTCGGCGTCCGCCAGTAAGGGCACGTCGTCGGCGCCGTCGTCCGCCGCGCCCCGGAGCGTGGGGGCGAGCCGCTCGGCCGGGGCGGTGACGTCGGGTCAGCAGAGCGTGGGTTCGGCGAGTGGCGGTTCGGCCGGGTAG
- a CDS encoding putative Ig domain-containing protein produces the protein MLKGLTAALGTAAVVAGLLTSAVSPAQAVQAGDLTSTIALSNCSASLVRYPSSVDTDRALMLTNGHCLPTMPSAGQVIQNTTASRSGTLLSASGSSLGTVNADKVLYATMTGTDVALYQLTDTFASITSKFGATALTISDTHPVDGSSMFIPSGYWKQTWNCSINGFVDTLREDQWTWRDSIRYSAGCNTTHGTSGSPIVDATSKRVVGINNTGNDDGAMCTLNNPCEVAADGTTTVTKGQSYGEETYWFTTCLGTNRAIDLNVSGCLLTKPAGTNVSVTNPGSQSTVLNGSANLQISASGGTAPLTFTATGLPTGLSISSTGKITGTATATGSYNVTVTAKDAANKTGSASFTWTVTGGGGTCTPAQLLGNAGFESGATTWTTTSGVIDNGTSKPARTGSYKAWLNGYGSAHTDSATQTVSIPANCKATLGFYLRIDTAETGTTAYDKLTVTVNGTALKTYSNVDAIGSYTLRTFDLSAYAGQSVTLKFNGVEDSSLATSFLIDDTSITTS, from the coding sequence ATGCTCAAGGGACTTACCGCTGCACTCGGCACCGCCGCAGTCGTCGCGGGCCTGCTGACGTCAGCCGTCTCACCCGCCCAGGCCGTCCAGGCAGGCGACCTGACCTCCACCATCGCGTTGAGCAACTGCTCGGCATCCCTGGTGCGTTACCCCTCCTCGGTCGACACCGACCGGGCCCTGATGCTCACCAACGGACACTGTCTGCCGACCATGCCGAGCGCCGGCCAGGTCATCCAGAACACCACCGCCAGCCGCTCCGGCACCCTGCTCAGCGCCTCCGGCTCCTCGCTGGGCACCGTGAACGCGGACAAGGTGCTGTACGCGACCATGACCGGCACCGACGTCGCGCTCTACCAGCTGACCGACACCTTCGCGTCGATCACCAGCAAGTTCGGCGCCACCGCGCTGACCATCAGCGACACCCACCCGGTCGACGGCTCGTCGATGTTCATACCTTCGGGGTACTGGAAGCAGACCTGGAACTGCTCCATCAACGGCTTCGTCGACACCCTGCGCGAGGACCAGTGGACCTGGCGCGACTCGATCCGCTACAGCGCCGGCTGCAACACCACCCACGGCACCTCGGGCTCGCCGATCGTCGACGCGACCAGCAAGCGGGTCGTCGGCATCAACAACACCGGTAACGACGACGGCGCGATGTGCACGCTCAACAACCCGTGCGAGGTGGCGGCCGACGGCACCACCACCGTCACCAAGGGCCAGAGCTACGGTGAGGAGACCTACTGGTTCACCACCTGCCTCGGCACCAACCGCGCCATCGACCTGAACGTCAGCGGCTGCCTGCTCACCAAGCCGGCTGGCACCAACGTCTCGGTGACCAACCCGGGCAGCCAGAGCACCGTCCTGAACGGCTCGGCCAACCTGCAGATCAGCGCCAGCGGCGGCACCGCCCCGCTGACCTTCACCGCCACCGGCCTGCCGACCGGACTCTCCATCAGCTCCACCGGCAAGATCACCGGCACCGCGACGGCCACCGGCAGCTACAACGTGACCGTGACCGCCAAGGACGCCGCCAACAAGACCGGCAGCGCCTCCTTCACCTGGACGGTCACCGGCGGGGGCGGCACCTGCACCCCGGCGCAGCTGCTCGGCAACGCGGGCTTCGAGTCCGGCGCGACCACCTGGACCACCACCTCCGGCGTGATCGACAACGGCACCAGCAAGCCCGCCCGCACCGGCTCCTACAAGGCCTGGCTGAACGGTTACGGCTCCGCCCACACCGACAGCGCCACCCAGACCGTCTCCATCCCGGCCAACTGCAAGGCGACCCTCGGGTTCTACCTGCGGATCGACACCGCCGAGACCGGCACCACCGCCTACGACAAGCTCACCGTGACGGTCAACGGCACCGCGCTGAAGACCTACTCCAACGTCGACGCGATCGGCAGCTACACCCTGCGCACCTTCGACCTCTCGGCCTACGCCGGCCAGAGCGTCACCCTGAAGTTCAACGGCGTCGAGGACTCCTCCCTCGCCACCAGCTTCCTGATCGACGACACCTCGATCACCACCAGCTGA